The Hymenobacter sp. 5317J-9 genome has a window encoding:
- a CDS encoding T9SS type A sorting domain-containing protein — MLTSFATSLALSGGRQLALPLPLLLLLAGPAARAQAPNALAEVGLYPNPAHIRATVEVPAVAGATRATVRLMDAQGTVVFEQPVSLLGTGGTTEVPLLGRAPGLYRVMVEVGEQRTARTLKVE; from the coding sequence ATGCTAACCTCTTTCGCCACTTCGCTGGCCTTATCGGGCGGCCGCCAGCTGGCTTTGCCGCTGCCACTGCTCCTGTTGCTGGCGGGCCCCGCCGCCCGTGCCCAGGCCCCGAATGCCCTTGCAGAAGTCGGGCTGTACCCTAATCCAGCCCACATCCGGGCCACGGTGGAAGTGCCGGCGGTGGCCGGTGCCACCCGGGCCACCGTGCGGCTCATGGATGCGCAAGGTACGGTGGTGTTTGAGCAGCCGGTGAGCCTGCTCGGAACCGGCGGCACCACCGAAGTGCCGCTGCTGGGCCGTGCGCCCGGCCTCTACCGGGTGATGGTGGAAGTGGGCGAACAACGCACGGCCCGCACGCTGAAGGTGGAATAA
- a CDS encoding F0F1 ATP synthase subunit B, giving the protein MPAFLTPELGLIFWQLVIFLLVLFLLAKFAWKPILNSLKEREDSIESALRMADQAKIEMQQLKAGNEKLLAEARQERDRMMQEATVMANQHRETERARATTEANTIIQQAREAIQQEKNAALAEVKNTAAKLSVDIAERILRRELAEPAAQTQLVDSYLKDVKLN; this is encoded by the coding sequence ATGCCAGCTTTCCTCACCCCCGAACTCGGCCTCATTTTCTGGCAACTGGTTATTTTCCTGCTGGTGCTGTTTCTGTTGGCCAAGTTCGCCTGGAAACCGATTCTGAACTCGCTGAAAGAGCGTGAGGACAGCATCGAAAGCGCCCTGCGCATGGCCGACCAGGCCAAGATTGAAATGCAGCAGCTGAAAGCCGGCAACGAGAAGTTGCTCGCCGAAGCCCGCCAGGAGCGCGACCGCATGATGCAGGAAGCCACCGTGATGGCCAACCAGCACCGCGAAACCGAGCGCGCCCGCGCCACCACCGAAGCCAACACCATCATTCAGCAAGCCCGCGAAGCCATCCAGCAGGAGAAAAACGCGGCCCTGGCCGAGGTGAAAAACACGGCTGCCAAACTATCGGTCGACATCGCCGAGCGCATCCTGCGCCGCGAGCTGGCCGAGCCTGCTGCCCAGACGCAGCTGGTGGATTCGTATCTGAAAGACGTTAAACTGAACTAG
- the atpG gene encoding ATP synthase F1 subunit gamma yields MASLKEVRNRIQSVTSTQQITKAMKMVAAAKLRRAQDNIIRMRPYAQRLNTILANLTRTADADIVSDYGVAREVRRVLVIAVTSDRGLAGAFNSNVFKGVNAAIAERYANLPAANISYMAIGKKAHDYYGRRGPLVGNYTHVFAKLSFETVREAAEVAMEGFRNGTYDEVVVVYNEFRNVATQIIRTEQLLPLVPAAAPVTASATANIDYLFEPSKEEIVQTLIPQSIKIQLYKAVLESNASEHGARMTAMDKATDNAGELLKALKLTYNRTRQAAITTEILEIVGGAEALAAG; encoded by the coding sequence ATGGCAAGCTTAAAAGAAGTCCGCAACCGCATTCAGTCGGTGACGAGCACGCAGCAGATTACCAAAGCCATGAAAATGGTGGCGGCGGCCAAGCTGCGCCGTGCCCAGGACAACATTATCCGGATGCGGCCCTACGCCCAGCGCCTGAACACCATTCTGGCGAACCTGACGCGCACGGCCGATGCCGACATCGTGAGCGACTACGGCGTGGCCCGTGAGGTGCGCCGCGTGCTGGTCATTGCCGTGACTTCGGACCGGGGCCTGGCCGGGGCGTTCAACTCGAACGTGTTCAAGGGCGTGAACGCGGCCATTGCCGAGCGCTACGCCAACCTGCCCGCCGCCAACATTTCGTACATGGCCATTGGTAAGAAGGCGCACGACTACTATGGTCGCCGCGGCCCGCTGGTGGGCAACTACACGCACGTGTTCGCCAAGCTGTCGTTTGAGACGGTGCGCGAGGCGGCAGAGGTAGCCATGGAAGGTTTCCGCAACGGGACCTACGACGAAGTGGTGGTGGTGTACAACGAATTCCGCAACGTGGCCACGCAGATTATCCGTACCGAGCAGCTGCTGCCGCTGGTGCCGGCTGCGGCGCCCGTCACGGCTTCGGCCACGGCGAACATCGATTACCTGTTCGAGCCCTCGAAAGAGGAAATCGTGCAGACGCTGATTCCGCAGTCCATCAAGATTCAGCTCTACAAGGCGGTGCTGGAAAGCAACGCTTCGGAGCACGGCGCCCGCATGACGGCCATGGACAAAGCCACCGACAACGCCGGGGAGCTGCTCAAGGCCCTCAAGCTGACTTACAACCGGACGCGTCAGGCGGCCATCACGACCGAGATTCTCGAAATCGTGGGCGGCGCCGAGGCGCTAGCGGCTGGCTAA
- the atpA gene encoding F0F1 ATP synthase subunit alpha produces the protein MAEVRPDEVSAILRQQLSNFKSEAELEEVGTVLQVGDGVARIYGLSKAQAGELIEFENGLQGLVLNLEEDNVGAVMLGDYSEIREGATVKRTNKIASIKVGEGIVGRVVNTLGQPIDGRGPITGELYEMPLERKAPGVIYRQPVTEPMQTGIKSIDAMIPIGRGQRELIIGDRQTGKSAVAIDTILNQREFYEAGQPVFCIYVAIGQKASTIAQVVQSLTKGGAMDYTVVVAAPAADPAPLQFYAPFTGAAIGEFFRDTGRPALVVYDDLSKQAVAYREVSLLLRRPPGREAYPGDVFYLHSRLLERAAKINSSDEIARDMNDLPESIKHLVKGGGSLTALPLIETQAGDVSAYIPTNVISITDGQIFLETNLFNSGVRPAINVGISVSRVGGNAQIKSMKKVSGTLKLDQAQFRELEAFAKFGSDLDASTKLTIERGRRNLEILKQPQFSPVKVEDQVAIIYAATNGLLDNVPVNRVREFEKEFGQVMNSRYPDVLKALKAGKLEDAGTKAIREVAKDVSASYAS, from the coding sequence ATGGCAGAAGTACGTCCGGACGAAGTATCCGCAATCCTGCGGCAGCAGCTGTCCAATTTCAAGTCCGAAGCCGAGCTGGAAGAAGTCGGCACCGTGTTGCAGGTGGGCGACGGCGTGGCTCGCATTTACGGACTGAGCAAGGCCCAAGCGGGCGAACTGATTGAGTTCGAGAACGGCCTGCAGGGCCTCGTTCTCAACCTCGAAGAAGACAACGTGGGTGCCGTGATGCTGGGCGACTACTCGGAAATCCGGGAAGGCGCCACGGTGAAGCGCACCAACAAAATTGCCTCCATCAAAGTAGGCGAGGGCATTGTGGGCCGCGTGGTGAACACGCTGGGCCAGCCCATCGACGGCCGCGGCCCCATCACGGGCGAACTGTACGAGATGCCCCTCGAGCGCAAAGCTCCCGGTGTAATCTACCGTCAGCCGGTGACCGAGCCCATGCAGACGGGCATCAAGTCGATTGACGCCATGATTCCGATTGGCCGGGGTCAGCGCGAGCTGATTATCGGTGACCGTCAGACCGGCAAGTCGGCCGTGGCCATCGATACCATCCTGAACCAGCGCGAGTTCTACGAAGCTGGCCAGCCGGTATTCTGCATTTACGTGGCCATCGGCCAGAAGGCTTCGACCATCGCCCAGGTGGTGCAGTCGCTGACCAAAGGCGGTGCCATGGACTACACCGTGGTGGTAGCCGCTCCGGCCGCCGACCCCGCGCCGCTGCAGTTCTACGCGCCCTTCACCGGTGCTGCCATCGGCGAGTTCTTCCGCGACACGGGCCGTCCGGCGCTGGTGGTGTATGATGACTTGTCGAAACAGGCTGTGGCTTACCGCGAGGTGTCGCTGTTGCTCCGTCGTCCTCCCGGACGCGAAGCTTACCCCGGCGACGTATTCTACCTGCACAGCCGCCTGCTCGAGCGCGCCGCTAAAATCAACTCGTCGGACGAAATCGCCCGCGACATGAACGACCTGCCCGAGAGCATCAAGCACTTGGTGAAAGGCGGCGGCTCGCTGACGGCTCTGCCGCTGATTGAGACGCAGGCCGGTGACGTATCGGCTTACATCCCGACCAACGTGATTTCCATCACCGACGGCCAGATTTTCCTCGAGACGAACTTGTTCAACTCGGGGGTGCGTCCGGCCATCAACGTGGGTATCTCGGTATCGCGCGTGGGTGGTAACGCCCAGATTAAGTCGATGAAGAAGGTATCGGGTACCCTGAAACTTGACCAGGCCCAGTTCCGTGAGCTGGAAGCCTTCGCCAAGTTCGGTTCCGACCTCGATGCCTCGACCAAGCTCACCATTGAGCGCGGCCGTCGTAACCTCGAAATTCTGAAGCAGCCCCAGTTCTCGCCCGTGAAGGTGGAAGACCAGGTGGCCATCATCTACGCCGCCACCAACGGCCTCCTCGACAACGTGCCCGTGAACCGCGTGCGTGAGTTCGAGAAGGAGTTCGGCCAGGTGATGAACTCGCGCTACCCCGACGTGCTGAAGGCCCTGAAAGCCGGCAAGCTGGAGGACGCCGGCACCAAGGCCATCCGCGAGGTAGCCAAAGACGTGTCGGCGAGCTACGCTTCGTAG
- a CDS encoding M36 family metallopeptidase: protein MKKFYARYLVALGLLTAAWQPASAQTQPAQQAAELALQTRQQWAGTDVAASDLRISSARTEGPGLLYAYPQQLQAGIPVYNQVATLVFKNGKLMHHAGSFVPAKAFAGLSAAPRITAAAAVATALATLPGRPDAAPASLGGASGPDQQQRFAAAGVARRPIEARLVWAKDQKQQLRLAWNVNVDALHSADWLNIRVDAATGQVLGQDNWTVSEKAAHPTVGAGPARASAASASPARGAAPAARRGPSGVRGALAVTPASYIVVPFPGERPDVTAPTTDTNPWLRAGTGNAATTHGWHFDGTTDYTDTRGNNVWAYDDSLKQNGPGRFATSTGTAGSLVFNYVPDFTAKPTLGKNRRAATVNLFYWNNLVHDVMYQYGFNEASANFQADNLGRGGVGADHVRAEAQDGLGVNNANFSTPPDGTNGRMQMYLWNPVTSNSLVVTAPAAIAGTYTMAEGSFSTQNLLANKGVTSGTLVYYTDPGAGTHFACTSPSSTSVSGKIALIYRGSCNYSVKVKAAQNEGAIAVVMVNNVAGAPVTMGGTDNTVTIPAVMVSQADGATLAGQLNLGATVQLTLRPPLQLDGDYDNGIVVHEYGHGISNRLTSGGPNTSCLGNAEQAGEGWSDFFALMMTTDWTATPLTDGPRARPVGTYAQGQAPTGAGIRRYPFSTSLAVNPLTYANVATNTEVHAIGEVWTATLWDMTWNIIQQQNSIEPNLYNSASTGGNAVALNLVMQGLKLQPCEPGFLDSRDAILAADSLLYGGRYHCAIWGAFARRGMGYSAREGSSNSATDQTAAYDVPGVTLRKNSVPLVGSQFAINLSATCECQTQAPVSITDQLPADLQYVSSTGGTLNGSTVTFPSLSFTTGQQRIFQIVARTATGAGCAVTKPVNDDRDANTVGGFTPAVVTSGGGNAWAPTTARAHSGATAWATGDPNATSDITLTSAAFTPGAFSVLSFYHFFNTEARYDGGMVAISVNNGPWQDASALFLQNGYNSVFATGTTSVGKPCFSGRSSGLEGSAAFQQSIVNLASFSGQSIQVRFQFQSDSNNPYGNALPGWFVDDVQVLSGCGGLQQVQLLSSTSTVLGSYAQPTFLVPLPVPVITLLSPNNGPVGTSVTITGTDLANATGLTLNGAAIALGNVTANTATSLTFTLPAGATSGQLTVTTLGGTSNGLPFTVTVVPVATSWTGTVSTDWFTAGNWSAGVPTTSLDATIPASAPNMPAIASGTASVRSLTVNSGATLVQTGGTLDVWGNLTNNGTFVPSGGTVAMGATFVSNGPNILGSGRVRFWNLTVQTNGVLLSTSAGASVRRVLTLNGAFLTQGNPFTLESDATATAVVVNNTGGLVFGTATVQRYIDPSLNAGLGYRHFSAPVGLATVAGLATGSFAPVVNSVYNGSAAPGGVTPFPTVYGYDQSRLTLSNNLSAFDKGWFSPANLTDQLTVGQGYAVNLAANQTMSVAGPLNNGNLTVSLASNRATNADGGWQLMGNPYPAPLDYSLVAAADRAGLDGAIYVYSSTSQYAGQYRSYVNGVGGNPVIPTGQGFFARVAAGQASGSLTFRNSQRLTVPNATPLQRSAETRPLVQLTLRGTTGTASDDAFVYADAGATAVFDGAFDAEKLPNTTGLNLSSGAAGRELAINGLSAFTTSTVVPLSVGVPTAGTYTLQVAQLLNLPAGTAAVLVDAQLGTRTDLAALPAAGYAFTVTSAQASALLSGRFFLNLVPAAPLASANGRSAAVLGLFPNPTMARATTLTGAQAGAPVTVFDAVGRLVLNTTATAAGTAQLALPAGAATGVYVVRTGTQAIKLVVE, encoded by the coding sequence ATGAAAAAATTTTACGCGCGTTATCTGGTGGCTCTAGGGCTGCTAACGGCCGCCTGGCAGCCCGCCAGCGCCCAAACCCAACCCGCCCAACAGGCTGCCGAGCTTGCGTTGCAAACCCGTCAGCAGTGGGCCGGCACCGACGTCGCCGCGTCGGACTTGCGCATTTCCAGCGCCCGCACCGAGGGGCCGGGCTTGCTCTATGCCTATCCGCAGCAGCTGCAGGCCGGCATTCCGGTGTATAACCAAGTGGCCACGCTCGTCTTCAAAAACGGCAAGCTGATGCACCACGCGGGCAGCTTCGTGCCGGCCAAAGCCTTTGCGGGCTTGTCGGCCGCGCCACGGATAACGGCAGCGGCCGCGGTAGCCACGGCCTTGGCCACGCTGCCGGGCCGCCCCGACGCGGCGCCCGCCAGCCTGGGTGGCGCCAGCGGCCCCGACCAGCAGCAGCGCTTTGCCGCGGCGGGCGTGGCGCGGCGGCCCATTGAGGCCCGCCTGGTGTGGGCCAAGGACCAAAAGCAGCAGCTGCGCCTGGCCTGGAACGTGAACGTGGACGCGCTGCACTCGGCCGATTGGCTCAACATTCGGGTGGATGCCGCCACCGGCCAGGTGCTGGGCCAGGACAACTGGACGGTGAGCGAGAAGGCTGCGCACCCGACGGTTGGCGCCGGGCCTGCTCGCGCATCGGCGGCCAGCGCCAGCCCGGCTCGCGGGGCTGCTCCGGCTGCCCGGCGTGGCCCCAGCGGCGTGCGGGGGGCATTGGCCGTGACGCCGGCCAGCTACATTGTGGTGCCCTTCCCCGGCGAGCGGCCCGACGTGACCGCGCCCACCACCGACACCAACCCCTGGCTGCGCGCCGGAACCGGCAACGCCGCCACCACCCACGGCTGGCACTTCGACGGCACCACCGATTACACCGACACGCGCGGCAACAACGTGTGGGCCTACGACGACAGCTTGAAGCAGAACGGGCCGGGCCGCTTTGCCACCTCCACCGGCACGGCGGGCTCCCTGGTGTTCAATTACGTGCCTGATTTCACGGCGAAGCCGACGCTGGGCAAGAACCGGCGGGCCGCTACCGTGAACCTGTTCTACTGGAACAACCTGGTGCACGACGTGATGTACCAGTACGGCTTCAACGAGGCCAGCGCCAACTTCCAGGCCGACAACCTGGGCCGGGGCGGCGTGGGCGCCGACCACGTGCGGGCCGAAGCCCAGGACGGTCTGGGCGTGAACAACGCCAACTTCAGCACCCCGCCCGACGGCACCAACGGCCGCATGCAGATGTACCTGTGGAACCCCGTGACGAGCAACTCCCTGGTGGTGACGGCCCCAGCCGCCATTGCGGGCACTTACACCATGGCCGAGGGCTCCTTCAGCACCCAGAATCTGCTGGCTAACAAGGGCGTCACGTCCGGCACCCTGGTGTACTACACCGACCCGGGCGCGGGCACGCACTTTGCGTGCACCTCGCCTTCGTCGACCAGCGTGAGCGGCAAGATTGCGCTTATCTACCGGGGCAGCTGCAACTACAGCGTGAAGGTGAAGGCCGCCCAGAACGAGGGCGCCATTGCCGTGGTGATGGTGAACAACGTGGCCGGCGCGCCCGTGACGATGGGCGGCACCGACAACACCGTCACCATTCCGGCGGTGATGGTGTCGCAGGCCGACGGCGCGACGCTGGCCGGGCAACTCAACCTGGGCGCCACCGTGCAGCTCACGCTGCGCCCGCCGCTGCAACTCGACGGCGATTACGACAATGGCATTGTGGTGCACGAGTACGGCCACGGCATCAGCAACCGCCTCACCAGCGGCGGCCCCAACACCAGCTGCCTGGGCAATGCCGAGCAGGCCGGCGAAGGCTGGAGCGACTTTTTCGCCCTGATGATGACGACGGACTGGACGGCGACGCCCCTGACCGACGGCCCGCGCGCCCGCCCCGTGGGCACCTACGCCCAGGGCCAGGCGCCCACCGGCGCAGGCATCCGGCGCTACCCCTTCAGCACCAGCTTGGCCGTGAACCCGCTCACCTACGCCAACGTGGCCACCAATACGGAGGTGCACGCCATTGGCGAAGTCTGGACGGCTACGCTCTGGGACATGACTTGGAACATCATTCAGCAGCAGAACAGCATCGAGCCCAACCTCTACAATAGTGCCAGCACCGGCGGCAACGCCGTGGCCCTGAACCTGGTGATGCAGGGCCTGAAGCTGCAACCCTGCGAGCCCGGCTTCCTGGATAGCCGCGACGCCATTCTGGCCGCCGACTCGCTGCTGTACGGCGGGCGCTACCACTGCGCCATCTGGGGAGCCTTTGCCCGCCGCGGCATGGGCTACAGCGCCCGCGAAGGTTCTTCCAACAGCGCCACCGACCAGACCGCGGCTTACGACGTACCCGGCGTGACCTTGCGCAAAAACAGCGTGCCGCTGGTGGGCAGCCAGTTTGCCATCAACCTGTCGGCCACCTGCGAGTGCCAGACCCAGGCGCCGGTTTCCATCACCGACCAACTGCCGGCCGACCTGCAATACGTGAGCAGCACGGGCGGCACGCTGAACGGCAGCACCGTCACCTTCCCCAGCCTAAGCTTTACAACGGGCCAGCAGCGCATCTTCCAGATTGTGGCCCGTACGGCCACGGGGGCCGGCTGCGCCGTGACGAAGCCCGTGAATGATGACCGCGACGCCAACACCGTGGGCGGCTTCACGCCGGCCGTGGTGACCAGCGGCGGCGGCAATGCCTGGGCCCCGACCACGGCCCGCGCCCACAGCGGCGCCACCGCCTGGGCCACCGGCGACCCCAACGCCACGTCCGACATTACCCTGACGTCGGCCGCGTTCACGCCGGGGGCGTTCTCGGTGCTGTCTTTCTACCACTTCTTCAACACGGAGGCGCGCTACGACGGCGGCATGGTGGCCATTTCGGTGAACAACGGCCCCTGGCAGGACGCGAGTGCCTTGTTCCTGCAGAATGGCTACAACAGCGTGTTTGCAACGGGCACAACTTCGGTCGGCAAGCCCTGCTTCTCGGGCCGGTCTTCGGGCCTGGAGGGTTCGGCGGCTTTCCAGCAATCCATCGTCAACCTGGCTTCGTTTAGCGGGCAGTCCATTCAGGTGCGCTTCCAGTTTCAATCGGACTCGAATAATCCCTATGGGAATGCCCTGCCCGGCTGGTTCGTAGACGACGTGCAGGTACTGAGCGGCTGCGGCGGCTTGCAGCAGGTGCAATTGCTGAGCAGCACCAGCACCGTGCTCGGCAGCTATGCCCAGCCCACCTTCCTTGTGCCCCTGCCGGTGCCCGTTATCACGCTGCTCAGCCCCAACAACGGGCCGGTGGGCACCAGCGTGACCATCACGGGCACGGACCTGGCCAACGCCACGGGCCTGACCCTGAACGGCGCGGCCATTGCCTTGGGCAACGTCACGGCTAATACGGCCACCAGCCTGACCTTCACGCTGCCCGCCGGCGCCACCAGCGGCCAGCTCACCGTGACCACGCTGGGCGGCACCAGCAACGGCCTGCCCTTCACGGTGACTGTGGTGCCAGTGGCCACCAGCTGGACCGGTACCGTGAGCACCGACTGGTTTACGGCCGGCAACTGGAGCGCCGGCGTGCCCACCACGAGTCTGGACGCCACCATCCCGGCGTCGGCACCGAACATGCCCGCCATTGCGTCGGGCACGGCCTCGGTGCGCTCGCTCACGGTCAATTCCGGCGCCACGCTCGTTCAAACGGGGGGCACGCTCGATGTGTGGGGCAACCTGACCAACAACGGCACCTTCGTGCCCAGCGGGGGCACGGTGGCGATGGGCGCCACGTTCGTATCCAATGGCCCTAATATCCTTGGTTCGGGCCGCGTGCGCTTCTGGAACCTGACCGTGCAAACCAACGGCGTGCTGCTGAGCACTTCGGCCGGTGCCTCGGTGCGCCGCGTACTGACGCTGAACGGGGCCTTCTTGACGCAGGGCAACCCCTTCACGCTGGAATCGGACGCCACCGCCACGGCTGTGGTGGTGAACAACACCGGGGGCCTCGTTTTCGGTACGGCCACGGTGCAGCGCTACATCGACCCGAGCTTGAACGCCGGCCTGGGCTATCGCCACTTCTCGGCGCCGGTGGGCCTGGCTACCGTGGCCGGCCTGGCCACGGGCTCGTTTGCCCCGGTGGTTAATTCGGTCTACAATGGCTCGGCGGCACCGGGCGGGGTGACGCCCTTCCCCACGGTGTACGGTTACGACCAGAGCCGCCTGACGCTGAGCAACAACCTCAGCGCCTTCGACAAAGGCTGGTTCTCGCCGGCCAACCTGACCGACCAGCTGACCGTGGGCCAGGGCTACGCCGTGAACCTGGCCGCTAACCAGACGATGAGCGTGGCCGGGCCGCTGAACAACGGCAACCTGACGGTGTCGTTGGCCAGCAACCGCGCCACCAATGCCGACGGCGGCTGGCAACTGATGGGCAACCCGTACCCCGCGCCGCTCGACTACTCCTTGGTGGCTGCGGCCGACCGGGCCGGCCTGGACGGGGCCATCTACGTGTATAGCAGCACCAGCCAGTACGCGGGCCAGTACCGCAGCTACGTGAACGGCGTGGGTGGCAACCCCGTCATTCCTACGGGCCAGGGCTTCTTTGCCCGCGTGGCGGCCGGCCAGGCTTCGGGTTCGCTGACTTTCCGCAACAGCCAGCGCTTGACCGTGCCCAATGCCACGCCCTTGCAGCGCTCGGCCGAAACCCGGCCGCTGGTGCAGCTCACGCTGCGCGGCACCACGGGCACGGCTTCGGACGACGCCTTCGTGTATGCCGACGCGGGCGCCACGGCTGTCTTCGACGGCGCGTTTGACGCCGAGAAGCTGCCCAACACCACGGGCCTGAACCTGTCGTCGGGCGCGGCCGGGCGCGAGCTGGCCATCAACGGCCTGTCCGCTTTCACCACCAGCACGGTGGTGCCCTTGAGCGTGGGTGTGCCCACCGCCGGCACCTACACCCTACAAGTGGCCCAGCTGCTGAACCTGCCCGCCGGCACCGCCGCCGTGCTCGTAGATGCCCAGCTAGGCACCCGCACCGATTTGGCTGCGCTGCCGGCTGCCGGCTACGCTTTCACGGTGACTTCGGCCCAGGCCAGCGCCCTGCTCAGCGGCCGCTTTTTCCTGAACCTGGTGCCCGCCGCCCCGCTGGCCTCGGCCAATGGCCGCTCGGCCGCAGTGCTGGGCCTGTTCCCCAACCCGACCATGGCCCGCGCCACCACGCTCACCGGCGCCCAGGCCGGTGCCCCGGTAACCGTGTTTGACGCCGTGGGCCGCCTCGTGCTCAACACTACGGCCACCGCGGCCGGCACGGCCCAGCTGGCCCTGCCCGCGGGCGCGGCCACGGGCGTCTACGTGGTGCGCACCGGCACCCAGGCCATCAAGTTGGTGGTGGAATAA
- the atpE gene encoding ATP synthase F0 subunit C yields MLLSLLLQAVAQMATNYGPGLAVMGAGIGAGLVALGVGLGIGRIGGSAMDAIGRQPDASGKIQTAMIIAAALIEGLGLFAVVVCVLIWTKL; encoded by the coding sequence ATGCTTCTCTCTTTGTTGTTGCAGGCTGTTGCCCAAATGGCGACTAACTACGGTCCTGGTTTGGCTGTAATGGGTGCCGGTATCGGTGCTGGTTTGGTTGCCCTGGGCGTAGGCCTGGGTATTGGTCGCATCGGCGGCAGCGCCATGGACGCCATCGGCCGTCAGCCCGATGCTTCGGGTAAGATTCAAACGGCCATGATTATCGCCGCCGCTCTTATCGAAGGTCTCGGTCTGTTTGCCGTCGTGGTTTGCGTTCTTATCTGGACCAAGCTCTAA
- the atpH gene encoding ATP synthase F1 subunit delta, protein MADQRVAARYAKSLLDLGKEMGTLDSVKADMDLLSKTMTESRELRLLLRNPIVKHDKKLAILKAIFGGKVSDMTMRFFTILTEKNREAALESMGQEFQVQYNALQGIQMAEVTSATPLTAASRAEMEKLVTQQTGLTEVKLTEKVDPALIGGFILRVGDNQIDDSVRTSLRKLRTSLQENSYQPQL, encoded by the coding sequence ATGGCTGACCAACGAGTAGCGGCCCGCTACGCCAAGTCGCTCCTCGACTTAGGCAAGGAAATGGGCACGCTGGATAGCGTGAAAGCGGACATGGACCTGCTGAGCAAGACCATGACCGAAAGCCGCGAGCTGCGGCTGTTGCTCCGCAACCCGATTGTGAAGCACGACAAGAAACTGGCCATCCTGAAAGCCATCTTCGGCGGCAAGGTGTCGGACATGACCATGCGCTTCTTCACCATCCTCACCGAGAAAAACCGGGAGGCGGCGCTGGAAAGCATGGGCCAGGAGTTCCAGGTGCAGTACAACGCTCTGCAAGGCATTCAGATGGCGGAAGTGACGTCGGCCACGCCGCTCACGGCCGCCTCGCGTGCGGAGATGGAAAAGCTGGTGACCCAGCAAACCGGCCTCACCGAAGTGAAGCTGACCGAGAAAGTGGACCCCGCGCTGATTGGCGGTTTCATTCTGCGCGTCGGCGACAATCAGATTGACGATTCCGTGCGCACCAGCCTCCGCAAGCTGCGCACCTCTTTGCAAGAAAATTCTTACCAACCACAACTGTAG
- the atpB gene encoding F0F1 ATP synthase subunit A, whose amino-acid sequence MKHLLSVLLCFLSLSVFANEPANEASKEEGFNPGEMILHHIGDSHEWHWLATDNGSFTTYLPIIAYRPGKGLSVFSSKHISNGEAEGPAKEYEGLKLEHEHLVSTDGSKVYDFSITKNIAALIGSAVLMLVIFTAVARGYAKNHGRAPKGIQSFFEPIIVFIRDEVAKKNIGPKYERYMPYLLTVFFFIWFNNLLGLTPGAANLSGNIAVTMVLALMTLVITLASSNKYYWAHIFATPGVPKPLLPIMIIVEVIGIFTKPFSLMIRLFANITAGHIVVLSFISLVFIFKSWAVAPVTLAFGLFINILELLVALLQAFIFTLLTSMYIGGAVEEHHDADLQIGYNEDPAAPHVAH is encoded by the coding sequence ATGAAGCATTTACTTTCCGTTCTTCTCTGCTTCCTATCTCTGTCCGTTTTTGCTAACGAACCCGCCAACGAGGCTTCCAAAGAGGAGGGCTTCAATCCCGGCGAAATGATTTTGCACCACATCGGTGATTCGCACGAATGGCACTGGCTGGCTACCGACAACGGCAGCTTCACCACCTACCTGCCCATCATCGCCTACCGCCCCGGCAAGGGCCTGTCGGTGTTCTCCTCCAAGCACATCTCCAACGGCGAAGCCGAAGGCCCCGCCAAAGAATACGAAGGTCTGAAGCTGGAGCACGAGCACCTCGTGAGCACCGACGGCAGCAAAGTCTACGACTTCTCCATCACCAAGAACATTGCCGCCCTCATCGGCAGCGCCGTGCTGATGCTGGTCATCTTCACCGCTGTGGCCCGCGGCTACGCCAAGAACCACGGCCGCGCCCCCAAGGGCATTCAGTCGTTCTTCGAGCCCATCATCGTCTTCATTCGCGACGAAGTGGCCAAGAAAAACATCGGCCCGAAGTACGAGCGCTACATGCCGTACCTGCTCACGGTGTTCTTCTTCATCTGGTTCAACAACCTGCTGGGCCTCACCCCCGGCGCGGCCAACCTCAGCGGCAACATCGCCGTGACCATGGTGCTGGCCCTCATGACGCTGGTTATCACGCTGGCATCGAGCAACAAGTACTACTGGGCCCACATTTTCGCCACGCCCGGCGTGCCCAAGCCCTTGCTGCCCATCATGATTATCGTGGAGGTGATTGGCATCTTCACCAAGCCTTTCTCGCTCATGATTCGTCTGTTCGCCAACATCACGGCGGGCCACATCGTGGTGCTGAGCTTCATCAGCCTGGTGTTCATCTTCAAATCGTGGGCCGTGGCCCCGGTGACGCTGGCTTTCGGCCTGTTCATCAACATCCTTGAGTTGCTTGTGGCCCTGCTGCAGGCCTTCATCTTCACGCTGCTCACCTCCATGTACATCGGCGGCGCCGTGGAAGAGCACCACGATGCCGACCTGCAAATCGGCTACAACGAGGACCCCGCCGCACCTCACGTCGCTCACTAA